A window of Hordeum vulgare subsp. vulgare chromosome 5H, MorexV3_pseudomolecules_assembly, whole genome shotgun sequence genomic DNA:
GCTCCCAAAGTAGGTGGCAGTGGGGTGTTGATGAGCCCATGTTGCACAATTGTTAACATTGTGCCCTCCCGTACAGATGAAGCACTTCTTGGGCTCAATGCAATTACCAATGTAGTGACCAGGCCAGCTACAGTTGAAGCAGGTCATCTCTTTGTACCTTGGATCCAGAGCTTGGACAACATGAGGGGTCGGGATCACCGGCGCAGGTGCTGTTGGTGCCACCATAGCCTGATTGCCTCCAGCAACCTGATTCTTGCCTGccactccccctccccctctgtaCATGGTTTGGGGCTTCGTAGCAGTGGGAGGGGGAGGTTGAGGAGGCTGGGCCTGTCCCCCCTGGAATGCATTGTCTTCTTGTTAGGTTGGCAGCGGGGCGGGCGCTCTTGTTGTTGACGTCCAGCCTCCATTCCCCCCTTGACCACCTCAGCGAAGGATAGAGATCCAGGTCCGATCCCTTATACTGAAAGTTTGAAGGAGGTCGGAGTAGGGTCAAATCGACCAAGGCGCTTCACAGGGAAGCAATCTTCTCTGGTGAATGTTCTAGATCGGAAGAGATCCTTCCTAACCTAGAAGGTGTTAGGTATGGCAAAGCTAGGGTTCAGGGGAGGGGAAGATGAGTTTATGTGGGGTCGACGACGCACTGGGGAAGGAATAACCCAGAGATGTCCGAAAAACTCCTCTGTCACCTCCTCGGATACGTTTCCCACAAGGGAAGATGGTTTTCGAAAACGAGTTTTTCTCTCGACCACACATCCACGGATGGGAGGCGGAGGAGCCGGATAGGGGCCGAGACTCGTCACTTTTGGATTGATCTCACGTGCCTTTGGTGATTTGGCCACCACCTCCACCCGTTCCATCGCCGGAGAAGGCAATTTGACCAGAGTAGAAACTCCATCCCTAGGGGCAACCAGTACAAGATCCAATCCCCGAGAACTAACTTTGGATTTGTTGACCAGATGGTCACTACAAATTTTCTTAGAATAATCACAACTGCGGTATGAATTTGGTCGAAAACGAGGTACTGATTATGGTGAGTGTATACCTCACCGCGATCACCCAGCCATGGCGGCGATTCCAAGCTGCGAAGCAGCTCATCCCCCGCCCGACACCCCCGCACCCCCGTGGCAAGCACCGGATGTTGGAGGCGTCCGCCAGGAGCGCGATTCTTCAAAGGGCGCGGGGCCGTCTGACCCCCGATGGCAGCGCATCGGGAGGAAGCTGGGATAACTCCAGCATCGGCGATGGTCGAATGTTGAGACGGGAGGGACTCTCCGCCTTGAACCTGCGCCACCGCGCCGCCTGGATTGGATCCGCAGCCTCCGCCTCCTGTATTGCCCAGAAGATCAGCTCGTAATCCATTCCCCCGTCGTCTCCGCAGAACCGCGCTCGTTCCTCGAAGGAGGATCTGCGAATGATGTCCACCATGATCTCCGGCCACTCGGATCGATCGGGGAAGAGCCCCCGGACCACCCGCAGCATCTCCACTCGCGCTTCCGGGGAGTGCAGCTCCACGACCGACAGTTGCGCCATCGAAATCGGCATGAGGGAAGCCATCGGAGCAGCCAACATCGCCACAGGACGAACGCGCCTCGTTCGGCCTCCACGCCTCTCCTCCGCCATCGCACAAGGATATCTAAGGGATGAGGGTTGGTGGAAGGGGAGGAGAAGCCGATACGATGGGAGGAGAGGCCGATGCGGTGGAGTGATGAGTAAGGAGTGGTGGGGAGCGATCATTAATGGTGGGATTCGGAGGTTCAAGGTCGCCCCCTTGTCGAGTCGTGAGTGGAAAAGTCCATCCGTGAAAGTGAGAGCACGCTGGTTTGTTCCAGCCAACATTCTGCAAAGTATATGTATATTGctccttttttttttgtttctgcaGCTTTCGATGGCACCTCATTTCCTTTTTaatggcccccctccctccttatCCACAAAAGGCAGCCTTTTACTACCAGGTCTCTATCTACCATGCCAACTTCTACTGCAACTGCATACCTAGCAAAATTATCTGTGGTAAAACACTGCCGGTTTCCTCAGCATCTCATCCACGTCGCCGCTCTGTTTTCACGCACCCTGCTCAACACGTCTGAAATCGATCGATCAGCAGGCCGGCCGGAGTTGACCCGCCGCCGGCGTGCCCCGTGCGACCACGGCCCCTCGAGCGACGGCGGGCCGTTCCCATTCTTTTTCAGAATataaagaaagaggaggaagagaagccgAGTTCCTCGAATGGTAAGCAGGCGTTGACCGGAACAGGGTGGATCACAtcgccaccactaccaccaccacctgaTGATTGCCGGAAAGATATACACATCCCATCCGATCAGATAGGTTATCGTCTTCTATGCTGATGCGGAGAGAGATTACCGGCCTTTGACTTTGCTCGGCGCGTCTCGGCTCGGCTCATCTCGCTCGCCGGAGCCCGGACGCCGGGGAAGGGGGTATGTGAGATGGCGGCGCTGGAGATCGCCTTCGCCGCCATCAGCGTCGCGGTCATCATCGCCATTGCATACTTCCTCCACACGTGCTCGCGGGAGGCCACGCCCGTGCCCATGCCGACGCCGACGCCCCCCGGCGCGCAGGAGGCGGCAGCCGGCGACGTGGAGCTGCAGGCCGGGATGGACGAGGCCGCGATCAGCGCGCTGCCCAAGGTGGTGGTGCGCGGCGGGGCCGgagcggcgtcgtcgtcgtcgtccacgAGCTGCGCGGTGTGCCTGGGGGAGTACGACCGGGGGGACGTGCTGCGGGTGCTGCCGGACTGCGCGCACTCGTTCCACCGGCCGTGCGTCGACCAGTGGCTACGCCTCCGCCCCAGCTGCCCCGTCTGCCGCACGCCGCCGTCGACACCGGCGCCGGCAGCACCCTCGCCCAGCCAGACGTGATTTCTCTTTTCTTAAACACTCGATTTGCAAACCAAAGTGTACGTATAGTTGTATATACTTCACTGGAAATACTTTTCGTGGGTGTCGAGAAAATCTTTCTTTTGTCCAAATGGCTATGCTTGCCGTAGGAGCATCGCCGGCACATCTCAGAACCATCTACTTACAGTCAAAAAAAAAAACTAGATAGAGACCAAATTGGCAGCTTGAAAGAGTTCAATTCAGGCCGTCTGATGAATGAACTGTTCCAATGAGGATACAACAGAAGCCCTCATCATTATTCATTCAAGATAAACAGAAACATACAGAGGGTATTCAGGTCTCACAACACAATACACCACGGCTACATGATACACACAGACAACGGTATATATGTCCCTAACATTAACAAGTTAGATAAACAGACGATATGGTAGTGTGGGGTACATGTATGTGGCGCCGGGCACGGTGACCAACGCCGGCCATACAAAATGTAACTAAATGCAGGGCCTACTTTACCGGGTCTCATCATCCAGTAACGTCAGACTGGCTAAATTAACATGCTTACCAGAGACTGATTGATTACAATGCGAATGTTGAATGGTCCTAGGAGACGGCGGCACAGAGGAGGGAGGGAGCTGCTTCAGGTGCACTTCACCGTCGAGGCGCCAGGCGACAGCTGCCCGTTGTTGACGGCGGATGGCGACTCATTGGGGGCCGCGCCGGGTTGGCTGTCTACTGCGGCGGCATCTGATTTGGTTTCAGATACTGTAGCAGGAGCAATAGCAGGCTCGCCAGGCGCAGCAACTGAGTTCTCAGTTGGTTTGCTTGCCGGAGGCGCTACTTCCTCCTCAAAATTCACCGGAGGAGCTTCCTGTGTCTTCACCTCCTCCAAACTTACCTGAGGAGCAGCATCAGCCTCGGATGGCTTAACATCTTCCTTCTTGTCTTCCATTGCTGGAGACGGAACGGCATCAGCTTCAGCTGGCTTGACATCTTCCTTGTCTTCAACCACTGGTGCCGGAGGGGCATCGGCCCCGGCTGGCTTGATATCTTCCACCACTGGTGCCGGAGGGGCATCGGCCCCAGCTGGCTTGATATCTTCCACCACTGGTGCCGGAGGGGCATCGGCCTCAGCTGGCTTGATATCTTCCACCACTGGTGCTGGAGGGGCATCGGCCTCAGCTGGCTTGACATCTTCCTTCTTGTCTTCCACTGTTGGTGCTGGAGGGGCATCAGATTCAGCTTGTTTGACATCTTCCGCCGCTGGTGCCGGAGTGACATCAGACTCAGCTGCATTGACATCTTCCTGCTTGTCTTCCCCCCCTGGTGCAGGAGCGGCATCAGGCTCAGCTAGTTTGACATCTTCCTTGTGTTCTGCGGGAGCTGGAGTGGAGTCCTCGGTCTTCCCTGCATCTTCACTAGGAGCAGCTTTCACCTCTTCATCAACTTTCATCTCCACATCATTTGTTTCGGCAGGCTTCATCTCAACATCAGTGCTCTTTGCAGCTTCAATCGCCTCAGCAACCGTCATCTCCACATCAGTGCCCTTTGCTTCACTGGGGGCCTCCTTGCCAGCCTCAGTTTCTTTGCCTTCTTCAGTTTCAGGATCCTCCTTTTTCTCTTGCTTCCCCTTTCTGCCACTTGAGTTCCTAGTACGCTTTGGTATCTTTTCACCCTCAGGGCTATCAAATATCTTCACTTTCTCGCTAATCCGAGCAGAACGCCTTGGGGTATCACCTGTTTGCAAAGCATTTAGATGCTCCGATTAGATTTGTGCAACCATAAACTGCCTACAGCCAGAGTTATCTAGAGACATAATGGAAGAACACAAGGGTGAAAGGCGTCtaccagttgaccagtcaaactcCGATGAAGTGGGGCCTCCAGGGTTTGCCTTCAGATAGCTGTTCAGCTGCTTCTTGTTCTTAATTTCCTCTCCAGTTGGTGAAATAAAAACAATCTCAGATCTTCCCCTGCTCTGGGGAGTAAACTGCAATATTAAGAAAGAGGATATGTTAGTTGATGCCGCCGAAAAGAGAATACTGGTAATGAACGAATCCTGTGTTTAGGACTTTAGGCTCCCTGATAATGCCAGATAATGTTGCATATCTAGAACCATTCAAGCATGAGCGTTTATTTTGATATCCGCATACGATATTACCACTGAAAATCAGGCGAGGCAAAATCCCAACTCTACTTTATCCGAATAATGTGAAATGTATTATCAAGCAATGTTCCCACTGATGCACAACTAAGGCCCTGTTCGGAGGTACTCTGCTCCACAGCTCCACTCCCGGAGCTGGTGGAGTTATAGTTAAAATTTGCGGACCGACAGTTTACTGGCTCCGCAGCTCCCCGGAGCTGGTGGGATTCCGAACGGCCCCTAAACAAGCAAGGCAGAATCTCAACTCTAGGTTCACCTTTCTCTCTTAAGTTTTAATTGATTATTCACCACTGCAATCAGTGCCATCATTCACCAGTAACTTATGTGGAAGCATACTTACTGGCTGTTTCCCAACAGGAATCACATGACTACCTAGAAGATTCAAGAGGGTAAAAGATAACAATCTCAAATCTTACAAAAAAAAGGGAGATACAAATACCAGATACTTGTATATGACCACGAAATGGCAGTATACAGTTATTCCCAAACAATTCTGCTTAAGTGATTTTACATGCACCACCAGGAagggaaaaaaatagaaactatttGTACTAGGGATTATTTTTGTATATCTCCAGAATTGGTTACATGAACTATGGTTTCCCCAAGCAGGCTTACTACCCCTAAGGAAGCTTAGGGTGTAGAGTTACATAAATTGGACCTACTTCTGGTCTTTGGTCTGTGGACCTAGTTTCAGAGGTGATATTGAACTTCCATGATGTGACATTAAAAGACTATCTCTAGAAGCGTATGAAAACAAATCTTGTCTCACCCATATGGCTTTTTACTAAATCAATCTTGTGTCACATAGCAAAGGCGAGAGACATCTAAAAGGCATAAAGGAATCATCTTCTGAGTTTGCAAGAATACTTCAGTTCAATCTAAGAACTATTGGCACTCAGCTTGCTCAGTCAGCACCACATATTTCATAAAGAGTCTTAAGTGCACACATTCCAAACACAATGTCAATATTTTGGAGTGCAATCACATATATGCTAAAACGAAATGTACTAATGTATTTTTAATTTCAAACAGGAGGCCCTGGATCGAATGTGAAATCATCTTATCCATCTCAAATCAAGAATCTATCAAATGATTGAAACCAAACATCATAAATTACAATACAATAAAAATACAcgccatctactccctccgttcctaaatatttgtctttttagagattgAACTATGAACTActacctccgtccgaaaatacttgtcctagagatgaatgtatctagacttattttaattatagatacatccattatatgcatttttaggacaagtattttcggacggagggagtacatacaaagcaagatggatgaatctacatttcaaattatgtctatatacatccgtatgtagttcacagtaaaatctctaaaaaaaacaaatatttaggaacggaagaaGTAGGCTCTTTGAGAGCTAGAACAAAAATCACCTTTCAACACAAATTTGGTAATATATGATATATCCAAATACTGCAAGCCCAAGTAGACAAGTTTGGCAACCATACCATGTGGCCAATCCTTATTCTACCAAGAGATTATGCCTTATCCACACTATACTAACATGACATGGTCCAATCATATTATGATAAGGTAGGTACAATCAAACCAATAATCAAAAAAGTAACTCCTTACCCTGTTCGACAAATTAATTATGATAACATAAAGAGTTATGAAGATTCTGAAGTCACAACTAACTTCTTCAATGAACTACACTAAACCTTAACATGTGCCCTTATTATCCGGCAGAAGATTATACCAATTGTCGTTATTATCCGGCAGAAGATTATACCAATTGTCGTCATTATCCAGTTAGCGACACTTTAGGGATGCTTGACAAACAGTGGTGACATGGTCCAATTGTCGTTATTATCTAATCataaatagaaacaaaacatgCTACAGAAACAACCAAATCATCGCCTAAGTATTTAATAGATCCTGGGTGCTAGCGTGATCCGGAAGAAAGGCTAGGGAGTTCAACCGCCATAAACGCATCCGCTAATGAGCTAGAAATTGCTCAGTCCAGATGCTTGGGTAGTCTAACCGGCATAAACACATCCGCCAATGAGCTAACAAGTTCCTCAATTCGGAAGCTTGGGAATCTAATCGCCATAAACACATCCTCCAATGAGCTAACAAGTTTCTCAATTCGGAAGCTTGGGAATCTAACTGCCGCCAATGAGCTAACAAGTGACTCAGTTGGGAAACTTGGGGAGTCTAACCACCGCCATAAACACATCTTCAGTTCGGAAGCTTGGGGAGTCTAACCGCCATAAACACATCCTCTAATGAACCAAGACATGTACCTTGTTGAGACTTCCTGGTGCAATCCTAGAAAATCACAAAGACCATGAAAAGGCCAATGGACTAAGCACTGAAAACACTTGGTCATAGCATTCCCAGCCAACCAGAGAAACTCCAATTAGCATGGCACACCACAGCGGCTTGTTGTGCCAACATCGTGCTTGCAAAAGCATGCACTGACTCAGCTGAAGCAATTTGTCCTGACAAAATGCaacagtaaaataaaataaaaacagtgTAACCAGGTTCACCAAAATCACATCGAATCAACTACCCAGCTAAAACGGGGACACTGAATCCAATTAAATACAACAGCACAAAACTGCAAATGCAACACAACTCTCCAGGCAAACCTAACCAACTGAATCCAGTTGAACATGGAATTGAAATGGGGACAACACTTGAAGCCAGAGCCAGACGGCTACTCTCATCCCACAAAGTGCAGCACAGCTCCATGCCCAGGCAAAGCCGACCAACTGAATCCAATTTCCCGTTTCCTAGCCCAGGCCAGACCACAGGGCCACAACCATGTTACGAACAGAATGGAGATTTGGGAATCGGCCCCCACCACCAACCAGTGGGCCATGGCGCAAGCCTAATCGATCCCAGGGACGCTAAGCTCCCGACAACCCGAAAGGGGACGGCACTGTTCACCAACCATTTCGCTGAGCTCATCCACACAGACGCGCGGCTCCAATCTAGCTCCGAAGGGGCTCCGGTCAGCCTGAGATGCCACCACGAGCGCTGGCCAGCCAGCCATAGCACTAGCCCAATCGCGGCAGCGGTACCTTGCCGAACCCGAGGCGCCCAAACCCTAGAAATCTAACCCTTCTTAAATCAGCTAGAACCCTAGACCCCGGAACCCCACGAATCCAGCCCGCCGCCCGCGTCCCCGCGGCCCTGGGCCCCGGCACCCGCGAATTCCGACCCTAGGCGGCCCAATTCGACGCAATTCGAAGCAGAGCGACGGAACGAAGCAGAGGAACGCGCTGGTGTTACAGCCGGGTAGGTAAGGCGAAGAGCAGCTCGACGCGTAGCCGGGCGGCGGCGGGTACCTTCTTGGCCCATCCGTCGGGCGCGGGCATCTCGACGGACACGAGCTCCTCCGCCGCGCGGTCGCCGCCGGTGGCCATGGCTGCCGCGCACGAGGAACGCGAGGGCGGGGGGAGCGGGTGGGTttgggggaagagggggaacgatGGACGTGTGGGGGATTCGGGGATTTTTTTTTATATCGGCTATTATATTACCCGTCCGGTAGATTAGATAAACCCCGCGCGCGTGTCGCCGACGGCCTACAGTGTCGCTGACGTCTGGGACTGGTGCTGGTGTACCGTTTCGGGGCCCGTATGTcagtgggaagggagggtggtGGGGTTAGCGGTGTGGTACGCGGACGCTCGTCGGTCAGGACAGAGAGGTTGGGGCGCGGGGAGACGGCCGTCGGGCGCGCGGGGACGGGTTTGGCCGCGCGTGGACGTGGTCCGTGGGCCGCGCGCGCTGGCTGCGGCTGGGGGTCGCGCTTTGCTCGTATGGTCTACGGACCGTGTGCACGAGGTGGACGTGGTGCAGACGGCGGGACTGAGGCCTGGGAAAAAAACCGGATTGCACCGCGCGCCGTTGGAGTCCGGGGTCGCGGGAGCGGAGCCCGGGTGGCCCGTGGCCCTGCTGCGCGACGAATATTCGTCCGGGATGGGAGATGATGACACGTGGGGCCGGTCTGGGGCTGTCGCGTGTCGCTGGGACCCGTGTCAGCGCGTGCTACTGCCATGTGGCAACGTCGGCGTGGATAAGGCCTAGTGCTCCTAAAATGCATGTAGAGGTGCTTGACAACGGTTAAAATGAACAAAATTGATCCATAGTCGAAACAATTTCGTAAAGTGGATCGTTGATGCAAGGATTTTACGATCAATAGTTAGGCGCTGCATTAAATTATACGGTGGCTTACTGACACGCGCGGCATATTTGGCGAACGTGGCATTTCGGCCCGCTCCTATTTGTGCATCCCTAGGTAAAAGGAGTTGCAACTCAAATCACAGATCCCCGAATCGTTTTTCTAGGGTTTCGAGTGGAACGGCGGCGCTCGGGCGATTTTCTCCTCCGAGGCGCGATCTGAAGATCTAGACCGCGTCCTTCTCCGCCTGGCCTTGTGTTCCGCGGGAGGGATCGGCGGTGATGGCTAGCTCGTCAACGAATGATGCGAAAGAGAAGgaggggatggagaagatgatggaGAAGATGAATCTGACGGATAGGGAAAGTGTAAAACTTGTGATTGATGATGAGGACGAGATGCAAGGGGGACCGATCATGGGTGTGGTCGGGAAGGTGTTGAACAGGAGGGTTCTTCATGTAAACACCATTGAGGAGGCGCTTCGTCCGGCCTGGGGCAATGTGCGAGGTCTATCCTTTAGCCCTGCAGGGGATAACCTCTTCCTGGCAAGCTTCGAAGgcaagagggagagagataggatTCTTGAAGGGGGCCGTGGATGGTTGGAAAACATGCAGTGGTACTGGAAATCTTTGATGCTAGGGCACGGCCTTCTGATCTGAAGTTTGAGATGATGCAAATTTGGGCTAGGGTAATCAATCTACCCTTTAACCTGAGATGTCCTCCATGGCCGGAGAGAATTGCTAAACTAGTTGTGAAGGTGATCAGGGTGGATGTTGATGCGAAGGGATTTGCTTTCGGGGAAGCGCTGAGAGCAAGGGTTTGGATCAATGTGAATGAACCCCTAATGAGATGAGTTCGGCTGGAATCGGCAAAGACGAAAGAAGTGGTATTTTATGATATCCAATATGAAGCTTTGCCCTATTTCTGCTTCTCGTGTGGTTGTCTTGGGCATGCAGATCTTTATTGCCCTACTCCGGTAGGGAGAGATGCTAATGGTCGACTCCCATATGGAGAAAACTTGAGAATGCCTACTCGTAAGAAGAGTTGGGGCAATATGCCCATGAGGGGTGGAAGGAACCCGACAGCTGGTCGGGAGGAAGAaaagggggaagaagaagaagaagtggagaaaggagaagaagtgaCCTCTCCAAACAAGGCTACTAATGGCCGAGTGCAAGCAGCGATATATAAGTTTAATGCTAGAGGTGGTGGTTCAGGGAGAGGTGCTCCTTTTCAAAGGGGGCGAAACCATACTAATGGAAAGAACCAAGTCTACAGAAGGGTGAATATGGACGTCCATCAGGGAGATGTGGTGGGGAGGAAACAGACTCAGCTCATGCTAGTTGATCAGGAGACGCTGAACAAAAAACGAGCAAACGAAGAAGAGCTATCGAGCGAGTCACGTACAGATAGCagggactcaaagaagaagaaagcagAGGGGGGAATTGACACAACGATTTTGGCGGAGGCTGCTGATCAGCCCCGCCAGGACCAATGAATTGCTTCGTTTGGAACTGTCGCGGGCTTGGGAACCCGGAGACAGTTCGTGAACTCCACCATCTAGTGAGAGTGGAAGCGCCCGCCTTGGTGTTTGTTGCTGAAACAAAGATCGAGGGCTTGAAAGTTGCAGACTTAACAACGTGATTGGGTTTTGCTGGATGTGTGCCCGTAAGCAGTGTCGGCTTAAGTGGCGGTTTGGCCTTATTTTGGTCACATGAGGTGGACGTGAAACTGAATAACTACTCTGATCAACATATTGACGTAGAAGTGCAGAATGTGGGCTCGGACCGTAATATATGGCGGTTTACTGGTTCCTATGCCAAAGATCGCCGTAGCGAGAGAGCCCAGAGTTGGGATCTTCTGAGGCTGTTAAACACACAAAGTTCCTTGCCGTGGCTGTGTGGTGGAGATTTTAATGAGATAGTCAACAATTCCGAGTACTTTGGTACACATGACAGAACTGAGTGTCAAATGGCAGGTTTTCGCGAGGCAATAGATGATTGTGATCTCCATGATATTGGGTTTAATGGGACCCCGTTCACGTGGGACAATCGGAGAGATGGAGCAGCAAATGTGAAAGTTAGATTGGACAGGTATCTGGCCAATCCAGCGTTTCTGTCTATGTATGAAGCAACAAGAGTGTGCCATATACCTTCACCAAGGTCTGATCACTGTATAGTGTCGGCCAAAATAAAACATGGGCATGCTGATGAGAGAAGGGGGATACGTCGTTTTATCTATGAAGATGCTT
This region includes:
- the LOC123399321 gene encoding RING-H2 finger protein ATL70-like, translated to MAALEIAFAAISVAVIIAIAYFLHTCSREATPVPMPTPTPPGAQEAAAGDVELQAGMDEAAISALPKVVVRGGAGAASSSSSTSCAVCLGEYDRGDVLRVLPDCAHSFHRPCVDQWLRLRPSCPVCRTPPSTPAPAAPSPSQT
- the LOC123399320 gene encoding methyl-CpG-binding domain-containing protein 10-like isoform X1, with translation MATGGDRAAEELVSVEMPAPDGWAKKFTPQSRGRSEIVFISPTGEEIKNKKQLNSYLKANPGGPTSSEFDWSTGDTPRRSARISEKVKIFDSPEGEKIPKRTRNSSGRKGKQEKKEDPETEEGKETEAGKEAPSEAKGTDVEMTVAEAIEAAKSTDVEMKPAETNDVEMKVDEEVKAAPSEDAGKTEDSTPAPAEHKEDVKLAEPDAAPAPGGEDKQEDVNAAESDVTPAPAAEDVKQAESDAPPAPTVEDKKEDVKPAEADAPPAPVVEDIKPAEADAPPAPVVEDIKPAGADAPPAPVVEDIKPAGADAPPAPVVEDKEDVKPAEADAVPSPAMEDKKEDVKPSEADAAPQVSLEEVKTQEAPPVNFEEEVAPPASKPTENSVAAPGEPAIAPATVSETKSDAAAVDSQPGAAPNESPSAVNNGQLSPGASTVKCT
- the LOC123399320 gene encoding methyl-CpG-binding domain-containing protein 11-like isoform X2 is translated as MATGGDRAAEELVSVEMPAPDGWAKKFTPQSRGRSEIVFISPTGEEIKNKKQLNSYLKANPGGPTSSEFDWSTGDTPRRSARISEKVKIFDSPEGEKIPKRTRNSSGRKGKQEKKEDPETEEGKETEAGKEAPSEAKGTDVEMTVAEAIEAAKSTDVEMKPAETNDVEMKVDEEVKAAPSEDAGKTEDSTPAPAEHKEDVKLAEPDAAPAPGGEDKQEDVNAAESDVTPAPAAEDVKQAESDAPPAPTVEDKKEDVKPAEADAPPAPVVEDIKPAEADAPPAPVVEDIKPAGADAPPAPVVEDKEDVKPAEADAVPSPAMEDKKEDVKPSEADAAPQVSLEEVKTQEAPPVNFEEEVAPPASKPTENSVAAPGEPAIAPATVSETKSDAAAVDSQPGAAPNESPSAVNNGQLSPGASTVKCT